A genomic window from Brassica oleracea var. oleracea cultivar TO1000 chromosome C8, BOL, whole genome shotgun sequence includes:
- the LOC106307464 gene encoding casein kinase II subunit alpha, chloroplastic, whose amino-acid sequence MAFRPYGFTISSSLRNASAANGRLFSFLSTSPSSSSSKNLLSSLRGFASSASLYRQHLRHQQQQQQSRAKGLDKPETMAQKIGKSIRRAGAPSKARVYADVNVVRPKEYWDYESLAVQWGVQDDYEVVRKVGRGKYSEVFEGIHATDDDKCVIKILKPVKKKKIKREIKILQNLCGGPNIVKLLDIVRDQQSKTPSLIFEHVNNKDFKVLYPTLSDYDVRYYIYELLKALDFCHSRGIMHRDVKPHNVMIDHEQRKLRLIDWGLAEFYHPGKEYNVRVASRYFKGPELLVDLQDYDYSLDLWSLGCMFAGMIFRKEPFFYGHDNYDQLVKIAKVLGTDELNTYLNRYRIELDPNLASLVGRHSRKPWSKFINSENQHLAVPEAVDFVDKLLKYDHQERPTAKEAMAHPYFYPIRNAESSRTPRG is encoded by the exons ATGGCCTTTAGGCCTTACGGATTCACAATCTCCTCCTCCCTTCGCAACGCTTCCGCCGCCAACGGCCGCCTCTTCTCCTTCCTCTCCACCTCTCCTTCTTCTTCTTCGTCGAAGAACCTCCTCTCGTCTCTCCGTGGATTCGCCTCTAGCGCCTCGCTCTACCGTCAACATCTCCGCCACCAACAACAACAACAACAATCTCGCGCGAAAGGTTTGGATAAACCGGAGACGATGGCGCAGAAGATCGGTAAATCAATCCGGCGTGCCGGTGCGCCGTCCAAGGCTAGGGTTTACGCCGATGTCAACGTCGTTAGGCCTAAGGAGTATTGGGACTACGAGTCCCTCGCTGTTCAATGGGG TGTACAGGATGATTATGAGGTGGTGAGGAAAGTGGGAAGGGGGAAATACAGTGAGGTCTTTGAAGGCATCCACGCCACTGATGACGACAAATGCGTTATCAAGATTTTGAAGCCTGTGAAGAAGAAGAAG ATTAAGAGAGAGATCAAGATTCTGCAGAACCTCTGTGGTGGGCCAAACATTGTGAAGTTGCTTGACATTGTTAGAGATCAGCAGTCGAAGACGCCCAGCTTGATATTCGAACATGTGAACAATAAGGATTTTAAAGTCCTCTATCCAACGCTCTCAGACTATGATGTTAGATATTATATCTATGAACTTCTAAAG GCGTTGGACTTCTGCCATTCGCGAGGAATCATGCACAGAGATGTGAAACCGCATAATGTCATGATTGATCACGAGCAACGGAAACTGCGTTTAATTGACTGGGGTTTGGCGGAGTTCTACCATCCTGGGAAAGAATACAATGTCCGTGTTGCTTCAAG ATACTTCAAAGGTCCAGAGCTGCTGGTTGATTTGCAGGACTATGACTATTCCTTAGACTTGTGGAGTCTCGGGTGCATGTTTGCTGGCATG ATATTCCGCAAGGAGCCCTTCTTTTATGGTCATGACAACTATGATCAATTGGTCAAAATTGCAAAG GTACTTGGCACAGACGAACTCAATACCTACCTAAACAGATACCGCATAGAGTTGGACCCTAATCTTGCGTCCCTCGTTGGGAG ACATAGCCGGAAGCCATGGTCAAAGTTCATCAACTCTGAAAACCAGCACTTAGCAGTTCCTGAG GCGGTTGATTTTGTGGACAAGTTGCTGAAATATGATCACCAAGAAAGGCCAACTGCTAAGGAAGCAATG GCACATCCGTATTTCTACCCGATTAGAAATGCCGAAAGCAGTCGCACCCCTCGCGGCTAA
- the LOC106309271 gene encoding uncharacterized protein LOC106309271 codes for MARHDIHLLFVLKHWRENCHYTISVKTGSRHDSGTDAVIGIVLADKSGKYNEIKNLVSWGGNMEPGRDYFENDYLDIFTGTEQCPPTTICFMTLNSDGSATSPVGMLRTWM; via the exons ATGGCTCGTCATGACATTCACCTCCTCTTTGTTCTCAAGCATTGGCGA GAAAATTGCCACTACACAATCTCTGTCAAAACAGGATCAAGACATGACTCCGGCACAGATGCGGTCATAGGGATTGTACTGGCCGACAAATCCGGAAAGTACAACGAAATTAAAAACCTAGTGAGTTGGGGTGGGAATATGGAACCAGGTCGCGACTACTTCGAGAACGATTATCTGGACATTTTCACTGGGACGGAGCAGTGTCCTCCGACCACAATATGTTTTATGACTCTGAACTCTGACGGCTCCGCCACAAGCCCGGTTGGTATGCTGCGTACGTGGATGTGA
- the LOC106311932 gene encoding DNA (cytosine-5)-methyltransferase 1-like (The sequence of the model RefSeq protein was modified relative to this genomic sequence to represent the inferred CDS: added 82 bases not found in genome assembly) gives MVSNGAKAGEQKKRPLPEIKVDSDGEDLSTRNSRPRRAAACTNFKEKSVRISEKSATVETKQHQTVEDEVVALHFTSSPQSGDEPRQTRRLTDFILHDAYGVPQPVAMVEIGDIFVTGVILPSGECADKEKAKGVKCDGFGRVENWSISGYDDGYLVVWFSTELADYDCGKPATSYKKMYDYFYQKAFASVEVYKKVAKSAGGDSDISLDELLVAVSRSMSLESKCFSTDFLVIRNFLIRQGEFIYNQLAGLDETAKKDEASFAEIPVLVALRDENSRLDNGAVLMEGRPSNGVLRIDGVSEAAKCEALTSDQEMVDEDQRYAKIMQDEEDRKTMQRPRRNNGAASASNKGYVKTTEDEIAGDYPLPAYYKNFKDEADELIVADDYEVNYEDLPRRMLHNWALYNSDSRFISLELLPMKPCADIDVTVFGSGLMAEDGGFWFGLDDPDTSTSGQPKKDLEGMPVFLSQIKEWMIEWGCSTISISIRTDVAWYRLGKPSKQYAPWFEPVLKTARVTIGIFGLLEEQTRMSKLSFEDVTKRVSEFQKNHKAYISSDRLAVNRYLVGHGQIILQMFSEFPKKDIQRCSFVSDLARKRAERHNTRWTIKKKKILFKVNCNPRAGMAPVVSKRKAMQATTTRLINRIWGEFYSNYSPEEPVQAVGAENEEEEVEEEGEIEEDDAEETVPEPVEEVEKSHTPLKKIRGVSGKTESSWSGETLGKTSAGEPLYRQALVEGEIVAVGGAVVLEVDGIEVIYFVEYMFEKSNNCKMLHGRLLQRGCDTVLGNAANERELFLTNECKTVSLKEIKGTVSFEIRSRPWGHQFRKENTTADKLDRARAEERKTKDLPTEYFCKSLYSPERGGFFSLPLNDMGCASGSCSSCRIRDDEEKKTEIKLNASKTGFSSNGVDYSVDDYVYVKPEDIDGSKEANGRFKSGRNIGLRPFVVCQILEIIVRKESRKASFEVKVRRLYRPEDVSDEKAYASDIQELYYSEDTDVLQPEALEGKCEVRKKIDMPSRREYPISENIFFCEQIYNPSKGSLKQLSVNIKPKYTTVKDDALLRKRKGKGLVTETDSVTDKPEEVSKETRLATLDIFAGCGGLSQGLEQAGVSATKWAIEYEEPAGKAFRKNHPETTVFVDNCNVILRAIMEKCGDQDECISTKEANELAEKLDEDQKRTLPLPGQVDFINGGPPCQGFSGMNRFNQSSWSKVQCEMILAFLSFADYFRPRYFLLENVRTFVSFNKGQTFQLTLASLLEMGYQVRFGILEAGAYGVSQSRKRAFIWAAAPDEVLPEWPEPMHVFGVPELKISLSKGVHYAAVRSTQYGAPFRPITVRDTIGDLPSVDNGESKTKREYKVQPISWFQKEIRGDNIVLTDHICKEMNELNLIRCKKIPKRPGADWRDLPEEKVTLSKGQVVDLIPWCLPNTAKRHNQWKGLFGRLDWEGNFPTSITDPQPMGKVGMCFHPDQDRIITVRECARSQGFPDSYEFQGNIIHKHRQIGNAVPPPLAFALGRKLKEAVQLKKVPKTN, from the exons TCTCCACGCGGAACTCTAGGCCGAGGCGCGCTGCGGCATGCACCAACTTCAAGGAGAAATCCGTCCGCATCTCCGAGAAATCCGCAACCGTCGAAACCAAGCAGCATCAGACTGTGGAGGACGAGGTCGTAGCTCTGCACTTCACATCCTCTCCTCAGAGCGGCGACGAGCCTCGTCAGACCAGGAGGCTGACTGATTTCATTTTGCACGACGCGTATGGAGTCCCGCAGCCTGTGGCGATGGTTGAGATCGGTGACATTTTCGTCACTGGCGTTATCTTACCTTCTGGTGAATGCGCTGACAAGGAGAAAGCCAAAGGCGTGAAGTGTGATGGCTTTGGACGCGTGGAGAATTGGAGTATCTCTGGGTATGATGATGGCTACCTGGTGGTTTGGTTCTCCACGGAGCTGGCGGATTATGACTGTGGTAAGCCTGCTACAAGCTACAAGAAGATGTATGACTATTTCTATCAGAAGGCGTTTGCTTCTGTGGAGGTTTATAAGAAAGTGGCCAAGTCTGCGGGTGGGGACTCTGACATTAGTCTTGATGAGTTGCTTGTGGCGGTTTCGAGGTCTATGAGCCTTGAAAGCAAGTGCTTTTCTACTGATTTCTTGGTCATTAGAAATTTCCTTATACGTCAAGGAGAGTTCATATATAACCAGCTTGCTGGTTTGGATGAGACGGCCAAGAAAGATGAAGCTAGCTTTGCTGAGATTCCTGTGCTCGTTGCTCTTAGAGATGAGAATAGTAGACTTGACAATGGTGCTGTTCTGATGGAAGGAAGACCTTCTAATGGGGTTCTGAGGATTGACGGAGTTTCTGAAGCTGCGAAGTGCGAGGCCTTGACATCTGATCAAGAAATGGTTGACGAGGATCAAAGATATGCTAAAATTATGCAAGACGAAGAGGATAGGAAAACTATGCAGCGGCCTAGAAGAAACAACGGCGCAGCTTCTGCTTCTAATAAAGGATACGTAAAAACCACTGAAGATGAGATTGCCGGTGATTATCCGCTCCCAGCTTATTACAAGAATTTCAAAGACGAAGCAGATGAGCTTATAGTTGCTGATGACTATGAGGTTAACTACGAGGACCTGCCTCGCAGGATGCTGCACAATTGGGCTCTGTACAACTCCGATTCAAGGTTCATATCCCTGGAGCTTCTCCCGATGAAGCCCTGTGCGGATATTGATGTGACTGTATTTGGATCTGGTTTGATGGCAGAGGACGGTGGGTTCTGGTTTGGTCTAGATGATCCTGATACTTCTACCTCTGGACAGCCAAAGAAGGATCTTGAGGGGATGCCCGTTTTCCTCAGTCAAATAAAGGAATGGATGATTGAGTGGGGGTGTTCAACGATCTCAATTTCAATACGAACAGATGTGGCCTG GTATCGACTTGGGAAGCCGTCAAAGCAATACGCCCCTTGGTTTGAGCCTGTTTTGAAAACAGCTAGGGTTACGATAGGCATTTTTGGTCTGCTAGAGGAGCAAACTAGAATGTCTAAGCTCTCATTTGAAGATGTCACGAAAAGGGTGTCTGAGTTCCAGAAGAACCATAAAGCTTACATTTCTTCTGATCGCTTGGCTGTTAATAGATATCTAGTCGGCCATGGGCAAATTATTTTGCAGATGTTCTCAGAATTTCCTAAAAAGGATATCCAGAGGTGTTCATTTGTTAGCGATCTTGCAAGGAAAAGGGCCGAAAGGCACAACACAAGATGGACCATCAAGAAGAAGAAGATTTTGTTTAAAGTAAATTGTAATCCAAGGGCAGGCATGGCACCTGTGGTATCCAAGAGGAAAGCTATGCAAGCAACAACAACTCGTCTGATCAACAGAATTTGGGGAGAGTTTTACTCCAATTACTCTCCAGAGGAACCCGTGCAGGCAGTTGGTGCAGAAAACGAGGAGGAAGAGGTTGAAGAGGAGGGCGAAATTGAAGAAGATGACGCAGAGGAAACTGTACCAGAACCTGTTGAGGAGGTTGAAAAGTCTCATACCCCTTTGAAGAAAATTCGAGGCGTTTCTGGTAAAACGGAATCAAGTTGGAGTGGCGAGACTCTAGGAAAAACTTCTGCTGGTGAGCCTCTCTATCGACAAGCTCTCGTTGAAGGGGAAATAGTGGCTGTAGGTGGTGCTGTCGTGTTGGAAGTTGATGGAATTGAGGTCATCTATTTTGTGGAGTACATGTTTGAAAAATCAAACAACTGCAAAATGCTTCATGGAAGACTTTTACAAAGAGGATGTGACACTGTTCTGGGTAATGCTGCTAACGAGAGGGAACTATTCCTGACTAATGAATGCAAGACGGTATCGCTTAAGGAGATAAAAGGAACAGTCAGTTTTGAGATTCGATCAAGGCCATGGGGGCATCAGTTTAGGAAAGAGAATACCACCGCGGACAAGCTTGACCGGGCGAGAGCAGAGGAACGCAAAACGAAGGACCTGCCTACGGAGTACTTCTGCAAGAGTTTGTATTCACCTGAGAGAGGGGGTTTCTTTAGCCTTCCACTAAATGATATGGGCTGTGCATCTGGATCCTGCAGTTCATGTAGGATAAGAGACGATGAAGAGAAAAAGACAGAGATCAAACTCAACGCTTCAAAGACGGGGTTTTCGTCCAATGGGGTTGACTATTCCGTTGATGATTATGTCTACGTAAAACCAGAAGATATAGATGGATCGAAGGAGGCTAATGGGAGATTTAAGTCTGGTCGTAACATTGGCTTACGACCATTCGTTGTTTGTCAAATACTGGAGATCATCGTCAGAAAGGAATCTAGAAAGGCTTCCTTTGAGGTTAAAGTGAGAAGGCTTTATAGGCCTGAGGATGTTTCTGACGAGAAGGCCTATGCATCAGATATCCAAGAG TTGTATTACAGCGAGGACACTGATGTTCTCCAACCAGAGGCTCTAGAGGGAAAATGTGAAGTAAGGAAGAAAATTGATATGCCCTCACGCCGTGAGTATCCAATATCAGAGAATATCTTCTTCTGTGAACAGATCTATAACCCGTCCAAAGGTTCTCTCAAGCAG TTGTCCGTCAATATCAAGCCGAAGTACACTACTGTTAAGGACGACGCACTTTTAAGAAAGAGAAAGGGAAAGGGGTTAGTGACTGAAACTGATTCTGTGACTGACAAGCCTGAAGAGGTATCTAAAGAGACGCGTCTTGCTACACTAGATATTTTCGCTGGTTGTGGTGGACTGTCTCAGGGACTTGAACAGGCAG GTGTATCGGCAACAAAGTGGGCGATAGAGTATGAAGAGCCAGCTGGGAAGGCTTTTAGAAAAAACCATCCCGAAACAACAGTTTTTGTTGACAACTGCAATGTGATTCTTAG GGCTATAATGGAGAAATGTGGAGATCAAGATGAATGTATCTCTACCAAAGAAGCTAATGAACTCGCTGAGAAACTTGATGAAGACCAGAAACGTACTCTGCCACTGCCGGGCCAAGTGGATTTCATCAATGGAGGCCCTCCATGCCAG GGATTCTCCGGTATGAATCGGTTCAACCAAAGCTCTTGGAGCAAAGTTCAGTGTGAAATGATATTAGCATTCTTGTCATTTGCTGATTATTTCCGGCCAAGATACTTTCTCCTGGAGAACGTGAGGACCTTTGTGTCATTCAACAAAGGGCAGACGTTCCAACTTACTCTGGCTTCTCTTCTCGAAATGGGTTACCAG GTGAGATTTGGGATCTTGGAGGCAGGTGCATATGGGGTTTCCCAATCTCGCAAAAGAGCTTTCATCTGGGCAGCTGCACCAGATGAGGTTCTCCCCGAATGGCCTGAGCCGATGCATGTTTTTGGTGTTCCTGAGTTGAAAATCTCGCTATCTAAAGGTGTACATTACGCTGCTGTTCGCAGTACTCAATACGGTGCACCTTTCCGCCCAATCACAGTGAGAGACACAATTGGCGATCTTCCATCCGTAGATAACGGAGAATCCAAGACGAAGAGAGAG TATAAAGTTCAACCAATCTCGTGGTTCCAAAAGGAGATAAGAGGAGACAATATTGTTCTCACTGATCACATCTGCAAAGAGATGAACGAACTGAACCTCATTAGATGTAAGAAAATCCCAAAGAGGCCAGGTGCTGATTGGCGTGACCTCCCAGAAGAAAAG GTGACGTTATCAAAAGGGCAAGTGGTAGATTTGATTCCATGGTGTCTGCCAAACACTGCGAAGCGACACAACCAGTGGAAAGGACTGTTTGGGAGATTAGATTGGGAAGGTAACTTCCCAACATCAATCACTGATCCTCAGCCGATGGGTAAGGTTGGGATGTGTTTCCATCCTGACCAAGACAGGATTATCACTGTCCGTGAATGCGCCCGGTCACAG GGGTTTCCGGACAGCTATGAGTTTCAAGGGAACATAATACACAAGCATAGGCAGATTGGGAATGCAGTGCCTCCACCTTTGGCATTTGCTCTTGGTCGGAAGCTCAAAGAAGCGGTTCAACTCAAGAAGGTCCCCAAAACAAACTAG
- the LOC106311256 gene encoding polycystic kidney disease protein 1-like 3 — MATNSVVASADQTCTYTINVQTGTRADSGTDAVIGIVLADQSEEYIEIKDLVNWGGKMPEGHDYFENGNLDIFSGTERCLPGPVCFMRLNSDNSGYKPGWYVVYVDVTTSKPGSVSKHQRFTVEQWLAVDEPPNQLYAERSNCPV; from the exons ATGGCCACCAACTCAGTCGTTGCATCGGCGGAC CAAACTTGCACCTACACAATCAATGTCCAAACCGGAACAAGAGCCGACTCCGGCACAGATGCGGTCATAGGGATTGTACTGGCCGATCAATCCGAAGAGTACATCGAAATTAAAGACCTAGTGAATTGGGGTGGGAAAATGCCAGAAGGTCACGACTACTTTGAAAACGGTAATCTGGACATTTTCAGTGGGACGGAGCGGTGTCTTCCGGGCCCAGTATGTTTTATGAGACTAAACTCTGACAACTCCGGCTACAAGCCGGGATGGTATGTTGTGTACGTGGATGTAACGACGAGCAAGCCTGGAAGTGTGAGCAAGCATCAACGCTTCACAGTGGAGCAGTGGCTTGCCGTCGATGAGCCGCCGAATCAGCTATATGCCGAGCGGAGCAACTGCCCTGTCTGA
- the LOC106307994 gene encoding uncharacterized protein At2g23090: protein MGGGNAQKSKMAREKNLEKARQAGKGSQLEANKKAMSIQCKVCMQTFICTTSEVKCREHAEAKHPKADVVACFPHLKK, encoded by the exons ATGGGTGGAGGAAACGCACAGAAATCAAAGATGGCTCGTGAGAAAAATCTCGAGAAGGCAAGGCAGGCTGGGAAAG GAAGCCAATTGGAAGCAAACAAGAAAGCTATGTCGATTCAG TGCAAGGTTTGTATGCAAACATTCATCTGCACAACCTCGGAAGTGAAATGCAGGGAGCACGCCGAGGCCAAGCATCCCAAGGCAGACGTTGTCGCTTGCTTCCCACATCTCAAGAAGTGA
- the LOC106311451 gene encoding putative calcium-transporting ATPase 7, plasma membrane-type: protein MESYLNQNFDVKAKHSSEEVLEKWRNLCGVVKNPKRRFRFTANLSKRYEAAAMRKTNQEKLKIAVLVSKAAFQFISGVSPSDYTVPEEVKAAGYDICADELGSIVESHDVKKLKFHGGVDGLYGKLKACPNAGLSGESDQLVERQELFGINKFAESELKSFWIFVWEALHDMTLMILGVCAFFSLIVGIATEGWPQGSHDGLGIVASILLVVFVTATSDYRQSLQFRDLDKEKKKITVQVTRSGFRQKLSIYELLPGDIVHLAIGDQVPADGLFLSGFSVVIDESSLTGESEPVMVNSQNPFLLSGTKVQDGSCKMMVTTVGMRTQWGKLMATLSEGGDDETPLQVKLNGVATIIGKIGLFFAVVTFAVLVQGMFMRKLSLSTHWRWSGDEALELLEYFAIAVTIVVVAVPEGLPLAVTLSLAFAMKKMMNDKALVRHLAACETMGSATTICSDKTGTLTTNHMTVVKSCICMSVQDVASKSSSLQSDIPEAALKLLQQSIFNNTGGEVVVNKQGKTEILGTPTETAILEFGLSLGGKFQEERQSYKVIKVEPFNSTKKRMGVVIELPEGGRVRAHTKGASEIVLAACQNVINSSGEAVPLDEESIKYLNVTINEFANEALRTLCLAYMDIENGFSADEGIPASGFTCIGIVGIKDPVRPGVRESVELCRRAGIMVRMVTGDNINTAKAIARECGILTDDGVAIEGPVFREKNQEELLELIPKIQVMARSSPMDKHTLVKQLRTTFDEVVAVTGDGTNDAPALHEADIGLAMGIAGTEVAKESADVIILDDNFSTIVTVAKWGRSVYINIQKFVQFQLTVNVVALIVNFSSACLTGSAPLTAVQLLWVNMIMDTLGALALATEPPNNELMKRMPVGRKGNFITNAMWRNILGQAVYQFVIIWLLQAKGKSLFGLAGSDSTLVLNTLIFNCFVFCQVFNEISSREMEEIDVFKGILDNYVFVVVIGVTVFFQIIIIEFLGTFASTTPLTFVQWFFSIFVGFLGMPIAAGLKKIAV, encoded by the exons ATGGAGAGTTACTTGAACCAGAATTTTGATGTTAAGGCCAAACATTCGTCGGAGGAAGTGCTCGAAAAATGGCGGAATCTCTGTGGCGTCGTAAAGAATCCAAAACGTCGATTTCGCTTCACGGCAAACCTCTCCAAGCGTTACGAAGCTGCCGCCATGCGCAAGACCAATCAG GAGAAATTGAAGATTGCAGTTCTCGTGTCAAAAGCCGCATTCCAGTTTATCTCGG GAGTTTCTCCAAGTGACTACACCGTGCCTGAAGAGGTAAAAGCTGCAGGATATGACATTTGTGCAGATGAGTTAGGATCAATAGTGGAAAGTCACGATGTGAAGAAGCTCAAGTTTCATGGTGGAGTTGATGGGCTTTATGGGAAGCTCAAGGCGTGTCCTAACGCTGGTCTCTCAGGTGAATCTGATCAGCTGGTCGAAAGGCAAGAGCTATTCGGGATCAACAAGTTCGCGGAAAGCGAGCTGAAGAGTTTCTGGATATTCGTCTGGGAAGCCCTTCACGACATGACGCTCATGATTCTAGGCGTTTGCGCTTTCTTCTCTCTGATAGTTGGAATCGCAACTGAAGGATGGCCTCAAGGGTCGCATGATGGTCTTGGCATTGTCGCTAGTATCCTTTTGGTCGTGTTCGTCACAGCGACTAGTGACTACAGACAGTCATTGCAGTTCAGGGATTTAGACAAAGAAAAGAAGAAGATCACGGTTCAGGTTACGCGAAGCGGGTTTAGACAGAAGCTGTCTATATATGAGCTGCTTCCTGGTGACATTGTTCATCTCGCTATTGGAGACCAGGTTCCTGCCGATGGTCTTTTCCTCTCGGGTTTCTCCGTTGTGATCGATGAGTCGAGTTTGACCGGAGAGAGTGAGCCTGTCATGGTGAATTCACAGAACCCGTTTCTTCTCTCCGGGACTAAAGTGCAAGATGGGTCTTGTAAGATGATGGTTACAACAGTTGGTATGAGGACACAGTGGGGGAAACTAATGGCCACTCTTAGCGAAGGAGGCGACGACGAAACTCCGTTGCAAGTGAAACTTAACGGAGTTGCAACTATCATTGGTAAAATAGGTCTCTTCTTCGCCGTTGTCACGTTTGCGGTTTTGGTGCAAGGAATGTTCATGAGGAAGCTTTCGTTGAGCACTCACTGGAGGTGGTCAGGAGACGAAGCGTTAGAGCTTCTTGAATACTTTGCCATCGCTGTGACGATTGTTGTCGTTGCGGTTCCTGAAGGCTTGCCTTTGGCTGTGACTCTTAGCCTCGCGTTCGCGATGAAGAAAATGATGAACGATAAAGCCCTTGTTCGACACTTAGCAGCTTGTGAGACGATGGGATCCGCGACTACTATTTGCAGCGACAAGACTGGTACTCTAACAACCAATCACATGACCGTTGTGAAGTCTTGCATTTGCATGAGTGTTCAAGATGTAGCGAGCAAGAGTTCGAGTTTGCAGTCTGACATCCCCGAGGCTGCTTTAAAACTACTTCAACAGTCGATTTTTAATAACACGGGAGGCGAAGTTGTTGTGAACAAACAAGGCAAGACGGAGATATTGGGGACGCCAACGGAGACTGCTATATTGGAGTTTGGACTATCTCTTGGAGGTAAGTTCCAAGAAGAGAGGCAATCCTACAAAGTCATCAAAGTTGAGCCGTTCAACTCCACAAAGAAGAGAATGGGAGTAGTCATTGAGCTACCTGAAGGAGGACGCGTTCGCGCTCACACCAAAGGAGCTTCTGAAATAGTCTTAGCTGCTTGCCAAAATGTTATCAACTCGAGTGGTGAAGCTGTTCCGCTAGATGAAGAATCTATCAAGTACTTGAATGTTACGATCAACGAGTTTGCAAATGAAGCTCTTCGCACGCTTTGCCTCGCTTATATGGATATCGAAAATGGGTTCTCGGCGGACGAAGGTATCCCGGCTTCAGGGTTTACTTGCATAGGCATCGTTGGCATCAAAGATCCTGTTCGTCCTGGAGTCAGAGAGTCCGTGGAGCTTTGTCGCCGTGCTGGTATCATGGTGAGAATGGTTACAGGAGACAACATTAACACTGCAAAAGCTATTGCTAGAGAATGTGGAATCCTCACTGATGATGGTGTAGCCATTGAAGGTCCTGTGTTCAGAGAGAAGAATCAGGAAGAGTTACTTGAACTCATTCCCAAGATTCAG GTGATGGCTCGTTCTTCTCCCATGGACAAACACACACTTGTGAAGCAGTTAAGGACTACTTTTGATGAAGTTGTTGCTGTGACTGGTGACGGAACGAACGATGCACCAGCACTCCATGAGGCTGACATAGGATTAGCAATGGGCATTGCCGGAACAGAG GTGGCGAAAGAAAGCGCTGATGTCATCATACTCGACGATAATTTCAGTACAATTGTGACAGTGGCGAAATGGGGACGTTCGGTTTACATTAACATCCAGAAGTTTGTGCAGTTCCAGCTAACGGTCAATGTTGTCGCCCTCATTGTTAACTTCTCTTCAGCTTGCTTGACCG GAAGTGCTCCTCTAACTGCTGTCCAGCTGCTTTGGGTCAACATGATAATGGACACGCTTGGAGCTCTTGCTCTAGCTACTGAGCCGCCTAACAACGAGCTGATGAAACGTATGCCCGTTGGAAGGAAAGGGAATTTCATTACAAACGCAATGTGGAGGAACATCTTAGGACAAGCTGTGTATCAATTCGTTATCATTTGGCTTCTACAGGCCAAAGGGAAGTCACTGTTCGGTCTTGCTGGTTCTGATTCTACTCTTGTGTTGAACACACTTATCTTCAACTGTTTCGTCTTTTGTCAG GTCTTCAATGAGATAAGCTCGCGGGAGATGGAAGAGATCGATGTATTCAAAGGCATACTCGACAACTATGTGTTCGTGGTTGTTATTGGTGTAACTGTTTTCTTTCAGATCATAATCATTGAGTTCTTGGGGACATTTGCAAGCACCACACCTCTCACATTTGTCCAGTGGTTCTTCAGCATATTCGTTGGCTTCTTAGGGATGCCGATCGCTGCTGGCTTGAAGAAAATAGCAGTGTAA
- the LOC106309272 gene encoding glutathione S-transferase T3-like, producing MDSYPFSQSSKFVELLNSQQSIFFGNNDDSVSLSSSQSPSVGNFGTEDGGETGTQRRERRKWTPKDDIVLISSWLNTSKDPVVSNEQRSDAFWTRVMAYFAASRQDGGCDQRESRHCKQRWHRINDLVCKFAGAYAAASREKTSGQNENDVLKQAHQIFYTNHKQKFLLEHAWKELRNDQKWCEQASAKTEGSKKKTSFYRTKL from the coding sequence ATGGATTCTTATCCATTCTCGCAATCCTCTAAATTTGTTGAGCTATTAAATAGTCAGCAAAGCATCTTCTTTGGCAACAATGACGACAGTGTTTCACTGTCTTCATCACAATCTCCGTCTGTAGGCAATTTTGGAACCGAAGATGGTGGAGAGACTGGTACACAACGTAGAGAACGGCGGAAGTGGACGCCTAAGGATGACATTGTGCTCATTAGCTCATGGCTTAACACAAGTAAAGATCCAGTGGTGAGCAATGAACAAAGGTCAGACGCTTTCTGGACAAGAGTAATGGCTTACTTTGCGGCAAGTCGTCAAGATGGTGGATGTGACCAGAGAGAATCTAGGCATTGCAAGCAACGTTGGCACCGGATCAATGATCTCGTGTGCAAGTTCGCTGGAGCCTACGCAGCTGCAAGCAGGGAGAAGACGAGCGGGCAAAATGAGAATGATGTGCTGAAACAAGCACATCAGATATTCTACACTAACCACAAGCAGAAATTCCTCCTTGAACATGCCTGGAAAGAGCTGAGGAACGACCAAAAGTGGTGTGAGCAAGCGTCTGCTAAAACCGAAGGAAGTAAGAAAAAAACGAGTTTTTATCGAACGAAACTGTGA